The following are from one region of the Mycetohabitans rhizoxinica HKI 454 genome:
- the rfbD gene encoding dTDP-4-dehydrorhamnose reductase: MTVVERKRRSEATILVTGVTGQIGSELVRTMQGLGKVVAVDRATFDLTEPNQMRAVIRAIKPTVIVNPAAYTAVDAAQSNPDLAMQVNAKAPGVLAEEARRVGAAMIHYSTDYVFNGEKDSPYVEEDEADPKNVYGFSKLAGERAIASAGAHHLILRTSWVYGMRGRNFLLTMLRLGTERDEIKVVADQFGAPTWSNTIATLTAHIVSQALAAHDTRQWWQERSGLYHLTAAGSTSWHGFAKAIFDAIALERVPTVMPIPSSDFPTQAERPANSCLSNGKLERVFGLQSPQWDQALKLCLQSHARLRDHPVS; encoded by the coding sequence ATGACGGTCGTTGAGCGGAAACGTCGCAGCGAAGCGACGATTCTGGTGACAGGTGTGACGGGGCAGATTGGCTCTGAATTGGTTCGCACAATGCAGGGCTTGGGCAAAGTGGTCGCTGTTGATAGGGCCACTTTTGACTTGACCGAACCAAATCAAATGCGTGCCGTCATACGCGCGATCAAACCCACCGTGATTGTGAATCCAGCGGCTTACACGGCAGTCGATGCTGCGCAAAGCAATCCCGATTTAGCAATGCAGGTCAATGCGAAGGCCCCTGGTGTGTTGGCTGAGGAAGCGAGGCGGGTGGGGGCTGCGATGATCCACTATTCGACGGACTATGTCTTCAACGGCGAAAAGGATTCACCGTACGTTGAAGAAGACGAGGCTGACCCCAAGAATGTTTATGGCTTCAGCAAGCTGGCCGGAGAGCGGGCAATTGCAAGCGCCGGCGCGCACCATCTAATCCTGCGCACAAGCTGGGTCTATGGCATGCGTGGCAGAAACTTTTTGCTGACGATGCTGCGTCTCGGAACAGAACGAGACGAAATCAAGGTTGTGGCTGACCAATTTGGCGCGCCAACATGGAGCAACACCATTGCGACGCTGACCGCACATATCGTATCCCAGGCGCTAGCCGCCCATGATACGCGACAATGGTGGCAAGAGCGCTCAGGCCTTTATCACCTGACCGCAGCCGGCTCGACATCATGGCATGGTTTTGCCAAAGCCATCTTTGATGCAATAGCGTTGGAGCGTGTGCCGACTGTGATGCCGATACCATCATCTGACTTTCCCACACAAGCGGAGCGACCTGCGAATTCTTGTTTGTCTAACGGTAAGTTGGAGCGCGTGTTTGGCTTGCAGTCACCGCAATGGGACCAGGCGTTGAAGTTGTGTCTTCAAAGCCACGCTCGGCTCCGCGATCATCCCGTCAGCTGA
- the rfbB gene encoding dTDP-glucose 4,6-dehydratase gives MILVTGGAGFIGGNFVLDWLQRSEEAVLNVDNLTYAGNLRTLKSLEGNPLHWLARVDISDRSALDALFARHAPRAVVHFAAESHVDRSIHGPAAFVQTNVVGTFTLLEAARAYWSGLSADAKTAFRFLHVSTDEVFGSLSPDDPQFCETAPYAPNSPYSATKAASDHLVRAYHHTYGLPTVTTHCSNNYGPYQFPEKLIPLTIVSALAGKPLPIYGDGQNVRDWLYVRDHCSAIRKVLFYGEPGQTYNVGGWNEKTNIEVVQSVCDLLDALKPKASGSYRDLIAFVADRPGHDRRYAIDARKIERELGWKPAETFESGLKKTVQWYLDNQDWVNEVQSGEYRQWGAVHYTFNARDGRGR, from the coding sequence ATGATTCTTGTAACGGGAGGCGCCGGCTTCATTGGCGGTAATTTCGTTCTCGACTGGCTGCAACGCAGCGAAGAGGCGGTGCTCAATGTGGACAACCTAACGTATGCCGGCAATCTTCGCACGCTAAAGTCACTTGAAGGTAACCCGTTGCATTGGTTGGCGCGCGTCGACATTAGTGATCGGTCTGCATTGGATGCCTTGTTTGCGCGACACGCGCCGCGCGCGGTGGTCCATTTTGCTGCGGAAAGTCATGTAGACCGCTCTATTCATGGTCCAGCAGCGTTTGTACAAACTAATGTGGTTGGTACCTTTACCCTGCTTGAGGCAGCCCGTGCGTATTGGAGCGGCCTGAGTGCCGATGCGAAAACTGCATTCCGTTTTCTGCACGTATCAACCGACGAGGTCTTCGGTTCATTGTCGCCGGATGATCCGCAATTCTGCGAGACGGCGCCGTATGCACCGAACAGTCCGTATTCGGCGACTAAGGCCGCGTCGGACCATCTCGTTCGTGCATATCATCACACGTACGGCTTACCCACTGTCACGACACATTGCTCGAACAACTACGGGCCTTATCAATTTCCGGAAAAACTGATCCCGTTGACGATCGTTAGCGCATTGGCGGGCAAGCCACTTCCCATTTATGGCGACGGGCAAAACGTGCGTGACTGGCTGTACGTGCGCGATCACTGCTCGGCAATACGCAAGGTGCTTTTCTACGGCGAACCTGGCCAAACATACAATGTCGGCGGTTGGAACGAAAAGACAAATATTGAAGTCGTGCAATCGGTGTGCGACCTGCTCGATGCGCTCAAACCCAAAGCCAGTGGTTCGTATCGTGATCTGATTGCCTTCGTCGCGGATCGTCCAGGCCACGATCGCAGATATGCAATCGACGCGCGTAAGATTGAGCGCGAACTCGGCTGGAAACCCGCAGAGACATTCGAGAGCGGTCTGAAAAAAACAGTTCAGTGGTATCTCGATAACCAGGACTGGGTTAACGAAGTGCAGTCCGGCGAGTACCGCCAGTGGGGCGCAGTTCACTACACTTTCAATGCGCGTGATGGTCGAGGTCGTTAA
- the pyrR gene encoding bifunctional pyr operon transcriptional regulator/uracil phosphoribosyltransferase PyrR: MASIDAEQLYRAMRDPLQAALGDAIRSGTTALAGIYSGGAWIAERLAQDLGAASFGVVNVALHRDDYAKKGLHSQAQPTSLPFGVDGMRIVLVDDVLFTGRTIRAAINELYDYGRPACVELAVLVDRGGRELPIAARFAGAVLDVPATETLVLRRDSHGALAFVTEARAW; the protein is encoded by the coding sequence ATTGCGTCGATTGACGCGGAACAGTTGTATCGCGCGATGCGCGACCCGTTGCAGGCTGCGTTGGGCGATGCGATACGCTCGGGCACAACCGCGCTGGCGGGGATCTATAGCGGCGGCGCGTGGATTGCCGAACGGCTTGCCCAAGACCTGGGCGCGGCCTCTTTTGGCGTCGTCAATGTCGCGCTGCACCGCGATGACTATGCGAAAAAAGGCCTGCACAGCCAGGCGCAGCCCACGTCGTTGCCGTTCGGCGTCGATGGCATGCGCATCGTGTTGGTGGATGACGTGTTGTTCACCGGGCGCACGATCCGTGCCGCGATCAACGAGCTGTACGATTACGGCCGCCCGGCGTGCGTTGAGTTGGCCGTGCTGGTCGACCGCGGCGGCCGTGAGTTGCCGATTGCCGCGCGCTTCGCTGGCGCGGTGCTCGACGTGCCGGCGACCGAGACGCTCGTGTTGCGGCGTGACAGCCACGGCGCGCTGGCGTTCGTCACCGAAGCGCGAGCGTGGTGA
- a CDS encoding lysophospholipid acyltransferase family protein, with protein MNRLSVAWRKARLVAHVLHGAWTVATRFSRTDDDGRRALTRQWSLRFLALAGVRLVVHHDERRVDAGTMVVGNHVSWLDIYVINAWRPTPFVSKAEVRAWPVVGWLAAKLDTAFVQRDKRSDAKRIMHELAQRLQSGRPICVFPEGTTSDGVEVLPFHANLFQAAVSAGAPVQPICLMYEDAHGCQSTAPAYVGDITLGQSLGALLRHGPLTVHLYIGAALEAGTQRRVVARDAQRVVSDALSELQQRVKPPLMRPVLAQAPTYAKRQGDARSCDSASPAAPTLGEEPDRAAI; from the coding sequence GTGAACCGGTTATCAGTCGCATGGCGCAAGGCACGGCTCGTCGCGCACGTGCTACATGGCGCATGGACGGTCGCGACGCGCTTTTCGCGCACCGACGATGACGGCCGCCGGGCATTGACGCGACAGTGGAGCCTGCGCTTTCTCGCGCTTGCCGGCGTGCGGCTCGTCGTACACCATGACGAGCGTCGCGTTGACGCAGGCACAATGGTGGTCGGCAATCACGTCTCGTGGCTCGACATCTATGTAATCAATGCCTGGCGGCCGACACCGTTCGTCTCCAAGGCGGAGGTGCGCGCTTGGCCGGTGGTCGGCTGGCTGGCCGCCAAGCTCGATACCGCATTTGTGCAGCGCGACAAGCGCAGCGACGCAAAGCGGATCATGCACGAACTGGCGCAGCGACTTCAAAGCGGGCGGCCGATCTGCGTGTTTCCGGAGGGCACGACGTCCGACGGTGTTGAGGTGCTGCCTTTTCATGCGAACCTGTTCCAAGCTGCGGTGTCGGCCGGTGCGCCGGTCCAACCGATTTGCCTGATGTACGAGGATGCGCATGGGTGCCAGTCCACCGCGCCCGCGTATGTGGGCGACATCACGCTTGGGCAATCGTTGGGCGCGCTATTGCGCCACGGGCCGTTGACCGTGCACCTGTACATCGGCGCCGCGCTCGAGGCGGGGACGCAGCGACGGGTCGTGGCGCGTGATGCGCAACGCGTGGTGAGCGATGCGCTGAGCGAGTTGCAGCAGCGTGTAAAGCCACCGCTGATGCGGCCGGTGCTGGCGCAGGCGCCGACGTATGCGAAACGGCAGGGTGACGCGCGATCGTGCGATTCGGCGTCGCCCGCCGCTCCGACGTTGGGCGAAGAGCCGGACCGCGCCGCGATCTGA
- a CDS encoding aspartate carbamoyltransferase catalytic subunit, giving the protein MNTATPEPAEPTRTAAPHADGQRPAAPAPGAFCPGFLRGHPQLNRHGELKHLLTIEGLPRAVVTHILDTAAQFVSVTDRDVKKVPLLRGKSVFNLFFENSTRTRTTFEIAAKRLSADVLNLNINASSTSKGESLLDTINNLSAMHADMFVVRHAQSGAPYLIAQHCAPHVRVINAGDGRHAHPTQGLLDMYTIRHYKRDFTQLRVAIVGDILHSRVARSDIHALTTLGVPEIRAIGPRTLLPGGLEHLGVRVFHDMQQGLRDVDVIIMLRLQNERMSGALLPSAQEYFKTWGLTSERLAYAKPDAIVMHPGPMNRGVEIESSVADGPQAVILNQVTFGIAVRMAVMGIVAGNND; this is encoded by the coding sequence ATGAATACCGCTACTCCAGAGCCCGCCGAACCGACGCGCACCGCCGCGCCGCACGCTGATGGGCAGCGCCCCGCCGCGCCAGCACCCGGCGCATTCTGCCCGGGTTTCCTGCGCGGCCACCCGCAATTGAATCGGCATGGCGAGCTCAAGCATCTGCTGACGATCGAGGGCCTGCCCCGCGCGGTGGTCACGCATATCTTGGATACCGCGGCCCAGTTCGTCAGCGTGACGGACCGCGATGTCAAAAAGGTGCCGTTATTGCGCGGTAAATCGGTGTTTAACCTGTTCTTCGAGAATTCGACGCGCACACGCACGACGTTCGAGATCGCCGCGAAGCGGCTGTCCGCAGACGTGCTGAATTTGAACATCAATGCGTCATCGACGAGCAAGGGTGAGTCGCTGCTGGACACGATCAACAACCTGTCGGCGATGCATGCGGACATGTTCGTCGTGCGGCATGCGCAAAGCGGTGCGCCGTACCTGATCGCGCAGCACTGCGCACCGCACGTGCGTGTGATCAATGCCGGAGACGGTCGCCACGCGCACCCGACGCAGGGGCTGTTGGACATGTACACGATTCGCCACTACAAGCGCGATTTCACGCAACTGCGGGTGGCCATCGTCGGCGACATCCTTCATTCGCGCGTCGCGCGCTCCGATATCCATGCGCTGACCACGCTGGGTGTGCCTGAGATCCGCGCGATCGGACCCCGCACGCTGCTACCCGGTGGGCTGGAGCACCTTGGCGTGCGCGTTTTCCACGACATGCAGCAGGGCTTGCGCGACGTTGACGTGATCATCATGCTGCGTCTGCAGAACGAGCGCATGAGTGGCGCATTGTTGCCGTCGGCGCAGGAGTACTTCAAGACGTGGGGCCTGACATCGGAGCGGCTCGCGTACGCCAAGCCCGATGCGATCGTCATGCATCCGGGACCGATGAACCGCGGCGTCGAGATTGAATCAAGCGTCGCGGACGGCCCGCAGGCCGTGATTTTAAACCAGGTCACGTTCGGTATCGCGGTGCGCATGGCGGTGATGGGCATCGTCGCGGGTAACAACGACTGA
- the rfbA gene encoding glucose-1-phosphate thymidylyltransferase RfbA — protein MARNTRKGIILAGGSGTRLYPITLSTSKQLLPVYDKPMVYYPLSTLMMAGIRDVLLISTPDDIPRFEVMLGDGGQWGMNIQYAVQPSPDGVAQAFIIGRHFIGNDASTLILGDNIFYGHDLVKQLDRANAQQEGATVFAYHVHDPERYGVVDFDNNFRALSIEEKPAKPRSHYAVTGLYFYDNNVCDIAASIRPSARGELEITDVNCAYLSAGKLNVEVMGRGFAWLDTGTHDSLIDAATFIATLQKRQGLVVACPEEVAYRLGWIGADQLRKLAAPLANSQYGKYLQTILTDQIAWQSR, from the coding sequence ATGGCGAGAAATACACGTAAGGGAATCATTCTTGCCGGCGGATCGGGTACGCGGCTTTATCCTATTACGCTATCGACTTCCAAGCAATTGCTGCCGGTGTACGATAAGCCGATGGTTTATTATCCGCTGTCGACGCTGATGATGGCCGGAATTCGAGACGTACTCCTGATTTCTACACCCGATGACATACCGCGCTTCGAGGTTATGCTGGGAGATGGTGGGCAGTGGGGGATGAACATACAGTATGCAGTGCAACCTTCCCCCGACGGTGTAGCTCAGGCATTCATTATCGGACGACACTTCATCGGCAACGATGCTTCGACGCTTATTCTGGGTGACAACATCTTCTATGGTCACGATTTGGTGAAGCAATTGGATCGTGCTAATGCGCAGCAGGAGGGGGCCACTGTATTCGCGTATCATGTACACGACCCAGAGCGCTATGGTGTCGTGGACTTTGATAACAACTTTCGTGCGTTGTCGATCGAAGAGAAGCCGGCTAAGCCTCGCTCCCACTATGCTGTCACAGGATTATATTTCTATGATAACAATGTCTGTGATATTGCAGCATCGATTAGGCCTTCGGCGCGCGGCGAGCTCGAAATTACCGATGTGAATTGCGCGTATCTCAGCGCTGGCAAGCTCAATGTTGAAGTTATGGGACGTGGCTTTGCGTGGCTTGATACGGGAACACACGACTCGCTCATTGACGCGGCGACGTTCATCGCGACGCTTCAAAAGCGTCAGGGACTTGTTGTCGCGTGTCCCGAAGAAGTCGCGTACCGCCTTGGATGGATTGGTGCAGACCAGTTGCGCAAGCTTGCAGCGCCCCTTGCGAACAGCCAGTATGGCAAATATTTGCAAACAATATTGACAGATCAGATCGCATGGCAATCCAGGTAA
- a CDS encoding YqgE/AlgH family protein: MSKTTDRINLTNQFLIAMPSMADPTFSGTVVYLCDHSERGAFGLVINRPTDIDLQALFSRIDLKLEIEPLLHVPVYFGGPVQTERGFVLHEPVGSGNYTSSMSVPSGLEMTTSKDVLEAVANGNGPKRFLLTLGHAGWGAGQLEDEISKNGWLTVEADPKIVFDVPAEQRFDAALALLGISSTMLSGEAGHA, encoded by the coding sequence ATGTCAAAGACCACTGATCGCATCAACCTGACCAACCAGTTCCTGATCGCCATGCCAAGCATGGCTGATCCCACTTTTTCCGGAACGGTGGTGTACCTCTGCGATCACAGCGAGCGCGGCGCGTTCGGGCTGGTGATCAACAGACCGACCGATATCGATCTGCAGGCGCTGTTTTCTCGCATCGATCTGAAGCTAGAGATCGAGCCGCTGTTGCACGTACCCGTCTATTTCGGCGGGCCGGTGCAGACCGAGCGCGGCTTTGTGCTGCATGAGCCGGTTGGCAGCGGCAACTATACGTCGTCGATGTCGGTGCCCAGCGGGCTGGAAATGACCACGTCGAAGGACGTGCTCGAAGCGGTCGCGAACGGCAACGGGCCCAAGCGCTTCTTGCTGACGCTTGGGCATGCTGGCTGGGGCGCGGGGCAGCTGGAGGACGAGATTTCGAAGAATGGCTGGCTGACCGTCGAGGCGGATCCGAAGATCGTGTTTGACGTGCCGGCCGAGCAACGTTTCGACGCGGCGCTCGCGCTGCTGGGCATCTCATCGACGATGCTCTCCGGCGAGGCAGGCCACGCATGA
- a CDS encoding symmetrical bis(5'-nucleosyl)-tetraphosphatase, protein MVEPDAVASPGHNAAAPPPIGIGDVQGCCNALDRLLDKLGPSADTQLWFAGDLVNRGPTSLAALRRIIGLGDRAVAVLGNHDLHLLAIAAGVHRPKRGDTLDDILAAPDAADLIDWLRHRPLAHYDGQRLLVHAGVLPQWDARVALELAREIETQLRGDAWKAFLQSLWGNEPDTWRDTLQGDARSRVIINAMTRLRFCNAHGRMEFGANGSPNAAPVGFMPWFDVPQRRSADTLVVFGHWAALGLVVRDDVIALDSGCVWGGKLSAVRLDADPRRRTVIQIDCDKQR, encoded by the coding sequence ATGGTCGAACCGGACGCCGTAGCCAGCCCCGGCCACAACGCCGCCGCCCCCCCACCGATCGGCATCGGCGACGTCCAGGGTTGCTGCAACGCGTTGGATCGGCTGCTCGACAAGCTAGGTCCGTCGGCCGATACACAACTGTGGTTCGCCGGCGACCTAGTCAACCGTGGCCCCACGTCGCTTGCAGCACTACGCCGCATCATCGGACTCGGCGATCGTGCCGTGGCCGTGCTCGGCAACCATGACCTTCACTTATTGGCGATCGCGGCTGGCGTGCATCGCCCCAAGCGTGGCGATACGCTCGATGACATCCTCGCCGCGCCGGACGCCGCCGACTTGATCGACTGGCTGCGGCATCGACCGCTCGCGCACTACGACGGGCAGCGGTTGCTCGTGCATGCCGGCGTGCTGCCGCAATGGGATGCCCGCGTCGCGCTCGAGCTGGCGCGCGAGATTGAAACGCAACTGCGGGGCGACGCTTGGAAAGCGTTCCTGCAGTCGCTGTGGGGCAACGAGCCGGACACGTGGCGCGATACGCTGCAAGGCGACGCGCGTTCACGCGTGATCATCAATGCAATGACACGCCTGCGCTTTTGCAACGCGCACGGACGGATGGAATTTGGCGCAAACGGCAGCCCGAATGCCGCACCGGTTGGATTCATGCCATGGTTCGATGTGCCGCAGCGCCGCAGCGCCGACACGCTGGTGGTGTTCGGCCACTGGGCGGCGCTCGGCCTGGTGGTGCGCGACGACGTGATCGCGCTGGACTCGGGCTGTGTCTGGGGAGGAAAGCTGTCCGCCGTACGATTGGACGCCGATCCACGGCGCCGGACCGTGATCCAAATCGACTGCGACAAGCAACGCTGA
- the rfbC gene encoding dTDP-4-dehydrorhamnose 3,5-epimerase, with translation MAIQVIPTSLPDVKLIEPQVFDDARGFLFESFNARDFARLVDANAVFVQDNHSRSAKGVLRGLHYQIEHAQGKLVRVVHGEVFDVAVDIRRSSPHFGQWVGVYLSAANRRQLWVPPGFAHGFLTLSDSAEFLYKTTDYWFPEFERSILWNDPELGIEWPLQGDPVVAAKDAGGKQLSEAELYA, from the coding sequence ATGGCAATCCAGGTAATTCCTACTTCGCTGCCCGACGTTAAGCTCATCGAGCCGCAAGTGTTTGATGACGCGAGGGGCTTTTTATTTGAAAGCTTCAATGCACGCGATTTTGCACGACTGGTTGATGCCAATGCAGTTTTCGTCCAGGATAATCACTCGCGCTCGGCGAAAGGCGTCTTGCGCGGACTGCACTACCAGATTGAGCATGCGCAGGGTAAGCTTGTGCGCGTCGTGCATGGAGAAGTCTTCGATGTCGCAGTCGATATTCGACGAAGTTCTCCCCACTTTGGTCAATGGGTTGGCGTGTATTTGTCCGCTGCGAATCGGCGGCAGCTATGGGTGCCGCCCGGATTTGCTCATGGCTTTCTGACGTTGTCCGACAGTGCCGAATTTTTGTACAAAACCACTGATTACTGGTTTCCCGAGTTCGAGCGCAGTATTTTATGGAACGACCCGGAACTGGGAATCGAATGGCCGCTACAAGGCGATCCTGTTGTTGCTGCAAAAGATGCCGGTGGTAAGCAGTTGAGTGAAGCGGAGCTGTATGCATGA
- a CDS encoding rubredoxin → MEYKSWMCLICGWIYDEEAGLPEEGIPPGTRWEDVPINWTCPECGARKEDFEMVQI, encoded by the coding sequence ATGGAATACAAGAGCTGGATGTGCCTGATTTGCGGTTGGATCTACGACGAAGAAGCTGGTCTTCCGGAAGAGGGGATCCCGCCCGGCACGCGTTGGGAGGATGTCCCGATCAACTGGACGTGCCCCGAGTGCGGTGCACGGAAGGAAGATTTCGAAATGGTCCAAATCTGA
- a CDS encoding dihydroorotase has translation MKIHIKGGRVIDPAAGTEQQADIWIADGRIVSIGAATAPLHDAQTLDATGLAIAPGLVDLCARLREPGYEYRATLESEMAAALAGGVTSLVCPPDTDPPLDEPGLVEMLKFRARNLDQVHVYPLGALTVGLKGEVITEMAELTEAGCVGFTQAERPIVDTTVLLRALQYANTFGYTVWLRPQDPYLGRGGVAASGPVASRLGLSAVPVAAETIALHTIFELMRATGARVHLQHLSSAAGLELVRAAKREGLPVTCDVTINHVHLIDVDIGYFDAQFRVDPPLRSHRDRDAIRAALADGTIDAICSDHTPVDDDEKLRPFGEASPGATGLELLLSLTLKWAAEEKRSLAYALTKVTCAPAGLLGLPAGRLEPGVTADLCMFDPAAHWHVEPRALKSQGHNTPFLGYELPARVRATIVAGRVAYDSGLRQA, from the coding sequence ATGAAGATTCATATTAAGGGTGGTCGCGTTATCGACCCGGCGGCGGGCACCGAGCAGCAGGCGGACATCTGGATCGCCGATGGCCGCATCGTCTCGATCGGCGCCGCCACGGCGCCATTGCACGATGCGCAAACCCTCGATGCCACGGGGCTGGCGATCGCCCCGGGACTGGTCGATTTGTGCGCGCGGCTGCGCGAGCCGGGATACGAGTATCGCGCGACGCTGGAGTCCGAGATGGCCGCGGCGCTAGCCGGCGGCGTGACTAGCCTCGTGTGCCCGCCCGATACTGACCCGCCGCTGGACGAGCCGGGGCTGGTCGAGATGTTGAAGTTCCGTGCCCGCAATTTGGACCAAGTCCATGTGTATCCGCTCGGGGCATTGACGGTGGGCCTGAAGGGTGAGGTGATCACCGAGATGGCCGAGTTGACCGAGGCGGGATGCGTCGGCTTCACGCAGGCGGAACGGCCGATCGTCGATACTACGGTGCTGCTGCGGGCGCTGCAATACGCGAACACGTTCGGCTACACGGTCTGGTTGCGGCCGCAGGACCCGTACCTGGGCCGAGGTGGTGTCGCCGCCAGCGGACCGGTCGCGTCGCGGCTCGGGCTGTCGGCGGTGCCGGTGGCCGCCGAGACGATTGCGTTGCATACGATCTTCGAGCTGATGCGCGCGACGGGCGCGCGGGTTCATCTGCAACACTTGTCGTCGGCGGCAGGCCTCGAGTTGGTGCGCGCGGCCAAGCGCGAAGGGCTGCCGGTCACGTGCGACGTCACAATCAATCACGTTCACTTGATCGACGTGGACATCGGCTACTTTGACGCTCAGTTCCGCGTCGATCCGCCGCTGCGCTCGCACCGCGACCGTGATGCAATCCGCGCGGCGCTCGCTGACGGCACCATCGATGCGATCTGCTCGGATCATACGCCTGTGGACGACGATGAAAAGCTGCGGCCCTTCGGTGAGGCGTCGCCCGGGGCGACCGGACTGGAGTTGCTGCTCTCGTTGACGCTCAAGTGGGCGGCTGAGGAGAAGCGGTCGCTGGCATACGCGCTGACCAAGGTCACCTGTGCGCCGGCTGGGTTGCTCGGGTTGCCGGCGGGCAGGCTCGAGCCCGGCGTCACTGCGGACCTGTGTATGTTCGATCCCGCCGCGCATTGGCATGTTGAGCCGCGGGCGCTGAAAAGCCAAGGCCACAATACGCCGTTCCTGGGCTACGAATTGCCGGCGCGGGTGCGCGCTACGATCGTCGCGGGGCGCGTCGCGTACGACAGCGGACTCCGGCAGGCGTGA
- the thiD gene encoding bifunctional hydroxymethylpyrimidine kinase/phosphomethylpyrimidine kinase — translation MSSDTPPIVLTFGLSDPTGASGLQADLLTLASIGCHGVSVLTGYAVRDSAAAGDVTGLDPEAVASQARMLLEDMPVAAFKVGATTRAEIVSAIAEVVADYDDLPLILVPDFTLDEQHVLAGDELRESIAELLAPQTTLLIADPATLMQLAQPDADADPITLDSAIAHLLEQGCEYVLCTDARPSQLLNTLFSEEGQVRQDAWDRGSERLIGLADTLGAAITALLANGQDPGEAVREAQEYVHQAIKHAYRPGMGGYMLDRFFWARTTDEGQSPPAAKPNTPAGALRH, via the coding sequence ATGTCCAGCGACACCCCTCCAATTGTTCTTACCTTTGGCCTGTCGGACCCGACCGGCGCATCCGGCCTGCAGGCCGACCTGCTCACGCTGGCCAGCATCGGCTGCCATGGGGTGTCGGTGTTGACCGGCTATGCGGTGCGCGATTCGGCGGCCGCCGGCGACGTGACCGGCCTGGACCCCGAGGCGGTCGCGTCGCAAGCCCGGATGCTGCTCGAGGACATGCCAGTTGCCGCCTTTAAAGTCGGCGCGACAACACGGGCCGAAATTGTCAGCGCAATTGCGGAAGTTGTTGCAGATTATGACGATCTGCCGCTGATCCTGGTTCCGGACTTCACGCTCGATGAGCAGCATGTGTTGGCCGGCGACGAGTTGCGCGAGTCGATCGCGGAACTGCTCGCGCCACAGACGACGTTGCTGATCGCAGACCCGGCGACGCTCATGCAGTTGGCGCAGCCGGATGCCGATGCCGATCCGATCACGCTCGACAGTGCCATCGCCCACCTGCTCGAGCAGGGCTGTGAATACGTGTTGTGTACCGACGCGCGGCCTTCGCAACTGCTCAACACGTTGTTCAGCGAAGAAGGTCAGGTCCGTCAGGATGCATGGGACCGCGGCAGCGAGCGGCTGATTGGGCTTGCCGATACGCTGGGCGCTGCGATTACGGCACTGCTCGCCAATGGTCAAGACCCGGGCGAGGCAGTGCGCGAGGCGCAGGAGTACGTGCACCAGGCCATCAAGCACGCCTATCGACCGGGCATGGGCGGATACATGCTGGACCGCTTCTTCTGGGCCCGCACCACAGACGAAGGTCAAAGTCCGCCGGCTGCGAAGCCGAACACGCCCGCCGGCGCGTTGCGTCATTGA
- the ruvX gene encoding Holliday junction resolvase RuvX, whose protein sequence is MSTAAATLLAFDYGHKRIGVAIGNTLTRCARALTTVENRNREYRFAAVGELIGQWQPLRLVVGLPVHPDGAPHEMTRQARRFGNQLNGRFNLPVTWVDERYSSVAAEAAGARGAVVDAQAACIILQQYFDEQSYPRADDECRHCVD, encoded by the coding sequence ATGAGTACGGCGGCGGCCACGCTGCTCGCGTTCGACTACGGACACAAGCGCATCGGCGTGGCGATTGGCAACACGCTGACTCGCTGCGCTCGGGCACTCACGACCGTCGAAAACCGCAATCGCGAATACCGTTTCGCCGCGGTGGGCGAGTTGATCGGCCAATGGCAGCCGCTGCGGCTGGTCGTCGGGCTACCAGTGCATCCCGATGGCGCACCGCACGAGATGACGCGGCAGGCGCGGCGTTTCGGCAATCAACTTAATGGGCGCTTCAACCTGCCGGTGACCTGGGTCGACGAGCGCTATTCGTCGGTTGCGGCCGAAGCGGCAGGCGCGCGTGGTGCCGTCGTGGACGCACAGGCCGCCTGCATCATTCTTCAGCAGTATTTTGACGAACAGAGCTATCCGAGAGCCGATGATGAGTGCCGCCATTGCGTCGATTGA